AAGTCCCGGAACAGCGCCTCCTGCTGGGCCAGGGTGCAGAGGGACAGCAGGACGTGGAAGAGCTGGTGGCCGTGGCCGACGATGTCGTAGCGGCCCGGGGAGAAGCGCTCGGGGACGgggcaggagaagaagaaggctgACAGCAGGAACAGCACCATCTGGTGGAGGAATCAGAGAAATCTGACTGCTGATCATACTGTGGTTTACAATCAGGGGCGCGTCTACAACATTCAGCATGCAGGGGCCAGATTCAGGGAAACAATATAGTGTGAAGGGTCGCACAGGCAAgaacaacgtcgctgccgtatttatgtctagatgacgtcatgttgagtgttgatggagcagctgcgtAGCCTGGCTCTgatccatccagactccattcagaaaacaagcattttaacagtagtttgcttgtcgtcatggtaacagacctgacaaagcatgaattcagactttttactgatcagcatcattatgtcgctatttcggcatcattgtttttttttttgcatatggCGGCGCAAGTGTGTCATCGGGAGAAACCATTCATTCAACCACAGCTCTGTTGTTCACACACAGTTAGCGCTGTGATATACAGTAATACCTCGGCTTCTGGCTGGACCTAAAACTTGCGTTTAaaattcacattcacacacttgtTAGCAAGCTTTGTACAGAAACAGAGCTAATTTTCGTGTGTTCAGTAGGAACCAAGTAATTGAGGGCGTTGTCTTGTCTGTGTTGGATGATGGTGACGTTATCTCTGCCTCCGCCTCTCAAACCCTTAGATCCAGTTCATCACTCCGCCCTATAGATTTATTAGATTCattggtttttatttatttataaagccacTTAATGGCAATTTGCCGCCATCCATCACGTCCTTATTAAATTGGTCCTTTAGTTATTATTGACTCGTTCAAGTGAACGGTTAAAGCCTTAAGTTCCGCGTGCAAAACACAACGTTTTTGGAAACTGCTTTTGGTGTTTGTGCTGCAAAAACTTGGAACAGTTTACAAAACACATTGAAATTAAACACaatttgtttctctctttgtattattattattattatattattattaataatgatattttttttgtattttattctatgttttttatttatttatttattttctaattttgaatgctgatgttgttttctcttgtgtACTTATTGTGCTAGCGTCTAAGCTTAattacttaaaaattggtttataaactattgtaattaagAACTGTAaatttcatacagtatatgaaaacaacctcgaaaaaaaggggaaaaaatacagtctaaaaaaataaaacacattttttttctctttgtattattattattattattattattattattattattaataataatatatttcttattttattctatgttttttatttatttattttccaatattgaatgctgatgttgttttAAACACATCTGTACCTCTATAGGTGATTTTAGATCAATGATTACAGACTACTCCGCTCTTGAATGTAACTGTTTTTAACGTTCTTTTGTCGTCTGGTTGATTGCTTCTTGTAATCCGTTAATTTTGTTCTGTGTATattcatttagttttattgtAAACGAGGGCACGGCCTCAATGATTCCTCCAGATTTAAATAAAGGTGATATTGATATGATATTCTCCGAAGAGAGAGCGGAGATCCATGAGGACATATGGAGAAGGAAGTGCTTCAAACCACAGCATCATGAGATCTCTGAGTAATCTGATTACTTGTGTGCATGTGATCGTACTAACTGATcactaaaacaataataaagggGTAAAGTGGTGacggtgaggaagaggaagcgCCACCTGCAGGAAGTGCAGCTGCAGCCCAGAGCTGCTCGTCCAGCGAGGCGAGGTGGCGAGACGGTGAGCGACGGGGCTGATGTCCAGCAGGTAGGCCGCGCCCATCGGCACCACCTGGCAGAGCTTCCTGCGGAGCGGGTACGGACGCCGGAAACGGAGCTTAGCGTAACAGCAGGCGGCGCAGGAGAACCAGGCGAGGAGGGCGGCGGCCGGGAGGAAGACCTGGCTGGGAGAAATGACATCATCGGTAACGTCTGAACGCGTTCGCCGGCAGGGGGGAATTTAACACACGTTATCAACAGACCTGTCCCAGCATGCTTTGCGTCCAGGCGGCGTCGGAGCTGTACAGGCACAGAGCCAGAGCGCTGCCGTACTGGTAGACGGCCACGCCCACGTAGTCGAGGAAGAACAGGGAGTAGTGAGAGCGCTCCGAGTGGGACTGCAACAGGTGAGCCGCCGCGCTGCAACACGCAACGCAACATTCATCAGGAGGACACAAACACGACGCCATCTTACGTTAGCGTGTTAAAATATGAACACTGACAGCTTGTTCTCTGGCTCACCTGCAGCTCAGGTAGGTGACAGCTGAGAGAACGTAGAGGACCAGAGGCAGCGAGGAGACGTCCACAGAGAAGCCCTGACCTTCAGGACCCTGCAGCCGGAAACCCAGGATCCCCtgaggaggtcaaaggtcagacagGTCAACAAACACAGCTTCCAAACACCGAACGGTACAGGACTGTAACTTTACCGTACCCCTCCCTGCAGGACGGCGAACGCCGTGAACCTCAGCGCCACGCAGACGGCGGCCAGCAGGTGGCTCCACACGTTCAGGGTCTCGTTGTGGACCTGGAAGAGGCTGAGGCCGTAGCAGCGCCACGACAGGCCCACGGGCCGGTACCCGGACAGGATGAAGCGCTCCCGAAACAGAGGGGGGACGTCCACGTCTCGCACGGTGGCGGGGAGCGAGGGGAGCAGGCGgtgcagcagagggaggaaggcGAGGCACAGCGAGGGAGCGGTGAACGACACCCGAGGCATGATGGGAGAGGATCCTCGGTCCGGCTCGTTGTTCTGGACGGAGCtggaaccctcacaggtactgcaggtaaatcagaacatggcaaactgcatgtgatgatcataaagtgggcatgtctgtaaaggggagactcgtgggtacccagagaacccatttacattcactgatctggaggtcagaggtcaagggacccctttgaaaatggacatgacagtttttcctctccaacatttagtgtaagtttggagcgttatttaacctccttcatgaccagctagtctgacatggttggtaccgatggattcatcaggttttatggTTTCATATGATCCCAGGatcggacttttcttctgcctttttttggatattttgggacttttttttttaacattgttctGACAATTTCTGGACGTtgttttcggacattttcagacaattttcagacttttttcagacttaggtttttttagtttcatatgataccagtatcttcactctatctttaaaactgagccgctacaacctaaaaatcacaagttgtgttaacgtgttaaagaaattagcggctttaaaactaatttgcgttattattatgacgttaactttgacagctctaaaagGAACCTTTAAGAACAACAGAAACATAAATGCTAAATCACCACCAACAGAAAGAGggtgaaaggtcaaaggtcagaggtcacagcaccgacacacaaacagaggaaCCAAACCTACCTGATCCGTTTGTCTCTGAGAGCGTCAGCTGCTGCAGGAGGCCTCTTCTCTTCTGTTCTACTACCGACCGGCTCGCTGCTCAGTCCTGCAGACCGCCACCGTCACatgcacgctcacacacacacacacacacacacacacacacctctaacCTCCACAATGTGTCTCCTTGTTTTCAGCTAATTAGCTGAATGAGCTGATTTCAGTCTGAATGAGTTTTTTTCTCTGCCGAGGATTTCAGACGTCATGAGactccacacacaaacacacactaacacactaatacacactaacacacactaatacacactaacacactaacacacactaatacacacaaacacacattaacacacactaatacacactaacacacactaatacacactaacacactaacacacgctaatacacacaaacacacattaacacacactaatacacactaacacacactaacacacaaacacacactaatacacacaaacacacactaatacacactaacacacactaacacacgctaatacacacaaacacacattaacacacactaatacacactaacacacactaacacacactaatacacactaacatacacaaacacacacattaacacacactaatacacactaatacacacaaacacacactaacacacactaatacacacaaacacacactaacacacactaacacacacaaacacacacactaatacacactaacacacactaatacacactaatacacacaaacacacactaacacacactaatacacactaacacacacaaacacacacactaatacacactaacacacactaatacacactaatacacacaaacacacactaacacacactaatacacacaaacacacactaacacacacaaacacacactaacacacactaacacacactaacacacactaacacacattaacatacactaacacacactaatacacactaacacacactaacacacaaacacacactaacacacattaacacacactaacacacactaacacacactaatacacactaacatacacaaacacacacactaacacacactaacacacactaataaacacaaacacacattaacacacactaatacacactaacacacactaacacacactaatacacactaacatacacaaacacacacattaacacacactaatacacactaatacacacaaacacacactaacacacactaatacacacaaacacacactaacacacactaacacacacaaacacacactaatacacactaacacacactaacacacactaataaacacaaacacacattaacacacactaatacacactaacacacactaacacacactaatacacactaacatacacaaacacacacattaacacacactaatacacactaatacacacaaacacacactaatacacacattaacacacactaacacacactaacacacactaacacacactaacatacacaaacacacacattaacacacactaatacacacaaacacacactaatacacacattaacacacactaacacacactaacacacactaacacacactaacacacactaacacacactaatacacactaatacacacaaacacacactaacacacactaacacacacaaacacacactaatacacacaaacacacactaacacacactaatacacactaacacacactaacacacactaacacacactaataaacacaaacacacattaacacacactaatacacactaacacacactaacacacactaatacacactaacatacacaaacacacacattaacacacactaacacacactaacacacactaacacacactaacacacacctCACTGTTACACTCTGTTCACTAACATGATCGGTGTTTTACAGGCAGCTTCattcattaaagcagcagtgggtagaaatggagcaaatatgattttaaataaagttatttttataaaatggtcactatatcctacGACGGAGTGTTAGGAGAAATAAatcaatctgagatttcgagaataaagtcgtaactttacgagaataaaaggcTTAGAATGAGGATGGGTCATTTTATGTaaatttttaataataaaataatcacaaCTTAAATTTCAGGCTTCAGGGACACAATGATGCTTAAATCAACATGTCAGACTTCCACCGGCCTTTGGTCCGGGTTCAGGTGGTTCAGGTGGTTCAGGTGGTTCCagttcagtcctggttgattctGGCCCAGACGCAGGTACAGCCGACGGCCACGGAGCGGTACGTTGCGTTGTAGCAGCGTCCCCCATACTGCCGGATCAGGACCAGGACGTTCTGGTAGACGGGGACCGAGTTCAGCTGATGTCCGTCTGTGTGTCCGCCGTCGGGACTGGAACAGAAGCTGTCGCTGCACTCGGCCTCCCAGAGGGTGGGGGGGATCCGGTTCTTCACCGTGGACGACCTGAACGAACAGAAGGAGACGGACTTCACATACAGACACCTGCAACCTGCGTCTGTTTAACCATCAACCACCAGAGGGCGGCAGCGCTCACACTGAAGGATTCAATGTGGAGGAGCTCAGAAATACAATTCTGTTTAGTTGACGTGTTAGTAGAAGAAATGAAAACCAGGATCGGCTGATGTTTAGAACATGTGAGAGCAGAGTCACTCATAGATTTACTGTTCTAGTAAACTCAACTAACACCAGCTGTTTGTTATTAACCCTTTAACCTCACTGACCTCCAGCTCCACGGAGACAGAGATCTGATGTTGATGTTCCCGTTAACTTcagacgaggacgaggacgagacCTCCGAGGAGAACGCCAACGTGGAGTTACAACCAAGAGGAGGCGCTTTAACCCTGGAGGAGGAGACGACTACCCACAATACACTGCAGCACACctgaggacaggagaggagagaccaTCACTGTAAAGTCCCTTCTATATAATAAAGGGCTGTTATGCTGTATATTAATAAACAGTTTCATACTTGTACTCCGCTACAGCTCAGAGGTACATGTAGTACTTTATActtaattaacaaataaatgaaaagcatgttgaaatcagaacatgacctcctcgctggaACAGAAatgaaccgaaccgaaccgTTCAAccccaaatatatatataaatatgtgtgtatgtatgtgtatgtgtgcgtgcatgtatgtacagtatgtgtatgtgcaGTATGCAGTAGGTGTgtacgtgtatatatatgtatgtatgtgtataagaATAATGTATAATCATCACATATCTACACATCTATACATCATCTTATATGCGTGGTCAGATGTGGTGTATTGTGtatttaatgtatatatatatataatatatatatatatactatatatatatataaattgcatattgtatattaaatattataaataataatatgcgCATATACAAAAAGATAACAACTAGTCAATATAATTAAGATTAAGatgaagattatttttttattttacatgttagaaataaaattgtatatatatatatgaagtaaaatatattacacatttcattaattatatatatatatatatatatttctcatATAATTGTGGGTCCTCAAATACgacacattatttttattttcttacgaTAAAGTGCATGTTaagaatatttcataaatatatttattaggctatatatttatatttaaacttTCTTTGTATCTCTTGAACCCTGATTTTCATCCTAAATATCTCAACTTTCTTTAACTTCAGCCGGCGGTAtgtacacaatatatatatatagatatacagtatataatatatacacaaAATACTCAGACAAAACATttgtaaaaacataattttgtacCAGTTTAGTCATATTTTATCTTCCTATTAgctgataatcagactgaatcaCCTTTTAGTTGActctattattaatataataattaataagaGATTAGAGGCCTGAAAGCAGTAATAGTAATGTGTGTCATCGGGTCATATAGTGGATAAAGTCGATGCTCACCAGCAGCAGAGTGCAGACTCTGAGTCTCAGCTTCATGATGTCTCTGATTGTCCCGTCCAGCTccccgtctgtctctgtgtctctctgctcGTCACTTCAGGTGTCTTTATGAAGATCTGTGACGACTCAGATCTGATAACGGAGAGGGGAGATTCCCGCTATCTCTGCAGTCCATCTATCTCTCAGGACATGAAAGTCTGTGATCGACACTTTGACAGATCTTCACTGATAAACATCAGATGGATCTGATAGATggtaaaacaaaccaaactgcTGACGCTTCTTCTGATCTCCACCCAGAAGTTTCCAAAAGATCTGAGATCTAACGTGATAATCAACATTCTGCATCtagatacatatatatatactgtatatatatagtactagtagtacaacctcatactatactagtagtacaacctcatactatactagtagtacaacctcatactatactagcagtacaatctcatactatactagcagtacaacctcatactatactagtagtacaacctcatactatactagcagtacaacctcatactatactagtagtacaacctcatactatactagtagtacaacctcatactatactagtagtacaacctcatactatactagtagtacaacctcatactatactagtagtacaacctcatactatactagtagaacctcatactatactagtagtacaacctcatactatactagcagtacaatctcatactatactagcagtacaacctcatactatactagtagtacaacctcatactatactagtagaacctcatactatactagtagtacaacctcatactatactagcagtacaatctcatactatactagtagtacaacctcatactatactagtagtacaacctcatactatactagcagtacaatctcatactatactagtagtacaatctcatactatactagtagaacctcatactatactagtagtacaacctcatactatactagcagtacaatctcatactatactagtagaacctcatactatactagtagtacaacctcatactatactagcagtacaatctcatactatactagcagtacaacctcatactatactagtagtacaacctcatactatactagcagtacaacctcatactatactagtagaacctcatactatactagtagtacaacctcatactatactagtagtacaacctcatactatactagtagtacaacctcatactatactagcagtacaacctcatactatactagtagtacaacctcatactatactagtagtacaacctcatactatactagtagtacaacctcatactatactagcagtacaacctcatactatactagtagtacaacctcatactatactagtagtacaacctcatactatactagtagtacaacctcatactatactagtagtacaacctcatactatactagcagtacaacttcatactatactagtagtacaacctcatactatactagcagtacaacctcatactatactagtagtacaacctcatactatactagtagtacaacctcatactatactagtagtacaacctcatactatactagtagtacaatatcatactatactagtagtactacctcatactatactagcagtacaatctcatactatactagtagtacaatctcatactatactagtagaacctcatactatactagtagtacaacctcatactatactagcagtacaatctcatactatactagtagaacctcatactatactagtagtacaacctcatactatactagcagtacaatctcatactatactagcagtacaacctcatactatactagtagtacaacctcatactatactagcagtacaacctcatactatactagtagaacctcatactatactagtagtacaacctcatactatactagcagtacaatctcatactatactagcagtacaacctcatactatactagtagtacaacctcatactatactagtagtacaacctcatactatactagcagtacaacctcatactatactagtagtacaacctcatactatactagtagtacaacctcatactatactagtagtacaacctcatactatactagtagtacaacctcatactatactagtagtacaacctcatactatactagtagtacaacctcatactatactagcagtacaacttcatactatactagtagtacaacctcatactatactagcagtacaacctcatactatactagtagtacaacctcatactatactagtagtacaacctcatactatactagtagtacaacctcatactatactagcagtacaacctcatactatactagtagtacaacttcatactatactagtagtactacctcatattatactagtagtactacctcatactgtactagtagtactacctcatactgtactctGTTGTGGCAACAGATGGagcaggacacaaacacaaaaatatctgaaaaaggtttgaacattttccaaaaaaagcccaaaaaatgctaaaaacaaatgtctgaaaaaggtggaaaaaatgctcaaaaatctgaaaaatgtctgaaaaagacaaCAATAGAAATGTTCGAgaagagtgaagacactggtatcatatgaactgGTTATTTAAGGTGAACAAAGGAACACGTGGCATTAAAAGAACGGCTTTGGAGAATCTGTCCACAGCGCTGAGTATGACTGTATTACCTCATTACATGTTGGTGAGAGAGGACATCGGGCTCGAGGTTTCTGCAGCGGTAGGCGAGCGGGAAATTGAAGTTGAACATGGCGTTTAAAAGAAAACGGAGGCTTACAACTTGTGAAACTTAAAACTTAAGCTTTTGATGTGAAGGTGGGACTGAAAGGTTGCTTTATTTTGattgtgagagagaaaaaacaggtttttcaaatattttaaagaaaataaaaaggtctaaggaagttaaaatgttttctagtcAAGTGATTTGGTCTGTTGGGAATTTCACTTTAGATTTTCTTAACGCAGTTACAGTTATTAGATTGTTGAAGATTCACAATGGAATCGGTCCTCGCCGTGGGACTGCCACTTTGCAGTTCACTGCACATCCGGTATGAGTACGTGAcgaataaaactcttgaatcttgaaaactGAGACCTTCCCCGACTCTCTCGGTTACCTCTAACAGCCTGCGGACTGATTTCTACGTGAAGGACTCGGGACGGTTTGGCCCCGTAACGTTAGTTGATGAAGTCATTTCACAAATCACAAGCTAGATAGTATCATGGAGATTGAACATTACAGATAGTAAAGGTGATACATGATAtatgattgtaatgtaatgtcacGTCACTGTTTTGGCCGACGCCCAGGACGATTGCATCGCATCCTGTGGCGTGTGAGCACGtgcacgagcaacaggatgcaGACTGCGGTTCACTTAACCAGCACCAGTGTAATTAATAACAAGGACTTTCAGAAAGTTACATAAAGTACCGTtaaacagtgcaaataataatactGAAAAATGTGATCTATCCATAAGTAAGTGCCAGAGAAAACCAGATTACTGCACTAAATTATTGcactgttaagtcagtattgcacaatttatttttggaacatttttcgaaacatttcagatttttttcagactttttttggaacatttttcagacttttttttttagcttttttcagacttttttcagggtttttttggacatttttcagacttttttactacatttttcagactttctttggaacatttttcagacatttttttccataAGTAATTGccagagtaaaccagattattgcactaaattattgCACTGTTgagtcagtattgcacagttggtGAAATAATACATTACGGGGTTACAGCTACTGATAaggataaaaaaacacactttacaatcaaatgaacgttttctagactagacacTTGATCGTAAATACAATCTATTAACTTCAAGTTGATGatgtctgtatgacaataaagtagaattaattaaaagtctatcttagtttgagcagtttacagtaaatgtttgttcCGGTAGTCACACAGAACTGACATCGGAGCGTGTTCCATGAGGAACACTAAACGGCGTTGCACGTCGTCAGTAAGGCCGGCTGGTTAAGTCGGCATTGATGGAGGGTTTCATAACCCACTTCTAGTCCCCGCTAACTGGTTTGGGATGTCACTTAACATAGCGGACCCTCCACTTTGCACTGATTAGAATACTTTCCCTCACTAAACCCAACATGCTCTGCTCATACTCATACTCTGCTGTTCAGCTTCCTGTTTCCATATATGGAGTCCAGAGAGCCTCCTGTGCTGTGGACCCCCCGCCCCCCGTGACATCACAGcggtgagcgtgtgtgtgtggttttggcAGCGGTGTGGTCGACTCTCTGAGGTTTTGAACAGTTTCTATCAGAGCCGTCAGCAGCGTCTCTCTGACCTCGTTTTCACTGAGAGAGGAAACCAGAGACAATGAGCATTAATCTGATAACTCACCCGATCTGAACTCTGTTCGCTGGTTACCGTCAGCGCTGTCAGCACTTCTCACGCAGACCGGGAAACTCTCACTCTCGAGCATCACGTATGAACTGCTCGAAGACACGAGCCGATGCCTTGCTTAAAACCAAGCATAGTTTATTAAACTAAGGTTAATTGAAATGAGTCGGTAGTGAAAGTCATGCATGGTTGTGTGGCATGTGGAGGCGTTGAAGGTGCGAAACCAAAAGAAAGGTGATACGGAGGTCGATGTCAGCTGTGGGAAGGGAGAAACACAGTGGAGCACATGGGCCAGCTTATATAGCCTGGAAGGCACCAGGTGAGCTCAATCAGGCCGAGGACTGGACCCTTCCAGTTGAGGTCGGCCAAGACAGCCTCCAAGACGGCGGGAGGGCGTCACaccagcaatacacctgccaagtgtgaagtagatcggatgaatgGTTCTCGAAAAATGCtccaaaaaaaatctaaacaaatgtctaaaaaagtctgaaatgttccaaaaaaagtgaaacattttcaaaaaaagtctgaaatgttccaaataaagtctgaaatgttccaaataaagtctgaaatgttcaaaaaaaagtctgaaatgttaaaaaaaaagtctgaaaaatgttcaaaaaaaagtctgaaaaatgttcaaaaaaagtctgaaatgttccaaataaagtctgaaatgttcaaaaaaaagtctaaaatgttcccaaaaagtctgaaaaatgttccaaaaaaaagtctgaaaaatgtccaaaatctAGCCTCGGCGTATCCTGCTGCTTGGT
This window of the Sebastes fasciatus isolate fSebFas1 chromosome 2, fSebFas1.pri, whole genome shotgun sequence genome carries:
- the LOC141761665 gene encoding membrane progestin receptor beta-like, with amino-acid sequence MPRVSFTAPSLCLAFLPLLHRLLPSLPATVRDVDVPPLFRERFILSGYRPVGLSWRCYGLSLFQVHNETLNVWSHLLAAVCVALRFTAFAGPEGQGFSVDVSSLPLVLYVLSAVTYLSCSAAAHLLQSHSERSHYSLFFLDYVGVAVYQYGSALALCLYSSDAAWTQSMLGQVFLPAAALLAWFSCAACCYAKLRFRRPYPLRRKLCQVVPMGAAYLLDISPVAHRLATSPRWTSSSGLQLHFLQMVLFLLSAFFFSCPVPERFSPGRYDIVGHGHQLFHVLLSLCTLAQQEALFRDFLWRRPALVRTYGEERLLLACASFPCLTLCCAMTALAMRRRARAHLMREQR
- the LOC141781759 gene encoding interleukin-17A-like, yielding MKLRLRVCTLLLVCCSVLWVVVSSSRVKAPPLGCNSTLAFSSEVSSSSSSEVNGNINIRSLSPWSWRSSTVKNRIPPTLWEAECSDSFCSSPDGGHTDGHQLNSVPVYQNVLVLIRQYGGRCYNATYRSVAVGCTCVWARINQD